A single genomic interval of Anopheles marshallii chromosome 2, idAnoMarsDA_429_01, whole genome shotgun sequence harbors:
- the LOC128709746 gene encoding C2 domain-containing protein 5, with protein MPGKVKVKVLAGRNLPVMDRSSDTTDAFVEIKLGNVTYKTDVCRKTLNPHWNSEWYTFEVEDAELQDEPLQVRLMDYDTYTANDAIGKVYINLSPLSHSTSKSRTGKGSLMSGWLPVYDTIHGVRGEIHVIVKVDLFTDFNKFRQSSCGVLFFHSSNIPYGYSIAMYHGFVEELVVNDDPEYQWIDKIRTPRASNEARQLAFMKLSAQVQRKIGIKAMEMGANAVIGYMQCYDLEGDVGVVARGIGTAVSLTKINESFSQHIGEEILVEEPKLSGSSDFGDAPRRTIGISAEGNNHASGNSPTKLGTPIVNALLTKDSACVPICRRSSDSDLSITPKGSSCPLDKSIGIIRNYGANNGNAKSIMIMNYDMLEMLEYPFFTMTKYPAGIIRYIGATVTARSVKLLERVPNPNEPETRDSWWNEIRTEVRSHARSLGCNVILGYVEQTTIDDDICVLSATGTAAVINLQFGSDMWMADASLNASGEAGTETIGKEHMTSSLDRQDFDRECSGSREQTPNTIEGDGMYDGITGLGNKCTICHVPYSLGSVNFRINAVKCSMCKNGIVPDVLITTIEIPEGVPVSGRGSLIQAQTIRSKRDLKGEANGKEISDALPFLEYELHKLLVNKLKIKGMNAIFGLRSNITIGEKTIALIATGTGVFLTALPKPLLPQIVDSSTIPDERKIQVLQKLVQDIVEQNIQAYQLQCVYDSDSEQLQTNTMVPSVREEREGKELDLVCMQKSACIFEIDDMADLDLFSFEKESEIAPDGFYVANLQTMPGIATDVLDNVRQFQLFTQVWRAKLPYTMQLVTTRNLNQRFQGLLKLIYYKLRSMRPCVLCDLRYKLDFPEADEIQIVMSGMTLGLGDGTSRLKRKCSTQNHHTPGPSPSVHAGTVREHSVPIRSSNDDEMMFSLDEDSMDTSGPPSVPGTTPVPSIVKSLKTRGTKSVTSSYHSKINRSAKMIPLKDGYGVDITTLSYIPGGKIEKYLGNLNFFFIRECTSIRETGGICGFVHSFISEVLSIVRSHVTSLGGNAMIAFYLNDLTLLDNVHKNQGQCLISVGGDVVFVSFHKDEK; from the exons ATGCCTGGAAAAGTGAAGGTGAAAGTGCTCGCGGGCAGGAATCTGCCCGTAATGGACCGTAGTAGCGATACGACGGACGCGTTCGTGGAAATCAAGCTCGGTAACGTGACGTACAAAACTGATGTTTGTAGGAAAACGTTGAACCCGCACTGGAACTCGGAATGGTACACGTTTGAG GTGGAAGACGCAGAGCTGCAGGATGAACCGCTTCAGGTCCGGTTGATGGATTACGATACCTATACGGCAAATGATGCGATTGGCAAAGTGTACATTAATCTCAGCCCGCTTTCACA TTCTACGAGCAAATCCAGGACAGGGAAAGGTTCTCTTATGTCCGGTTGGCTACCGGTGTACGACACAATCCATGGTGTACGCGGGGAAATCCACGTTATTGTGAAGGTAGATCTGTTCACGGACTTTAATAAGTTTCGCCAAAGTTCTTGTGGTGTATTGTTCTTCCATT CATCGAATATACCGTATGGCTACAGCATTGCTATGTACCATGGGTTCGTAGAGGAGCTAGTCGTGAATGATGATCCTGAGTATCAGTGGATTGATAAGATTCGAACACCACGTGCATCAAACGAAGCCCGTCAGCTGGCATTTATGAAGCTATCGGCACAA GTACAACGCAAAATTGGAATAaaagcaatggaaatgggTGCCAACGCTGTGATAGGTTACATGCAGTGTTACGATCTGGAGGGTGATGTAGGCGTAGTGGCACGTGGCATTGGCACTGCCGTTTCGTTGACAAAGATAAACGAATCATTTTCACAGCACATTGGCGAAGAAATCCTGGTGGAAGA ACCCAAACTATCCGGAAGTTCCGATTTCGGTGATGCTCCCCGAAGAACGATAGGAATTAGCGCGGAAGGAAACAACCACGCATCTGGCAACAGTCCAACGAAATTAGGTACACCGATTGTAAATGCCCTGCTAACGAAAGATTCTGCCTGTGTGCCAATATGTAGACGATCGTCAGATTCAGATCTAAGTATCACTCCCAAAG GCAGTTCATGTCCGCTTGATAAGAGCATAGGCATTATACGGAATTATGGAGCAAACAATGGAAATGCAAAGTCTATCATGATAATGAACTATGACATGTTAGAAATGTTAGAATATCCTTTTTTCACCATGACTAAATATCCGGCCGGAATCATCCGATACATAG GCGCTACCGTGACCGCACGATCCGTAAAACTATTGGAGCGTGTACCGAATCCTAACGAACCCGAAACCCGTGACAGTTGGTGGAATGAGATACGGACGGAAGTGCGATCGCATGCTCGTTCATTAGGGTGCAATGTTATTCTCGGTTACGTAGAACAAACGACAATTGA TGACGACATCTGTGTACTTTCGGCCACTGGTACTGCGGCAGTTATAAACCTTCAGTTCGGCAGTGATATGTGGATGGCTGATGCATCGCTGAACGCTTCAGGTGAAGCGGGAACTGAAACCATTGGCAAGGAGCATATGACATCCTCACTCGATCGGCAGGACTTTGATCGGGAATGCAGTGGATCGAGAGAGCAAACCCCGAATACGATTGAAGGAGACGGTATGTACGATGGAATCACCGGATTGGGCAATAAATGTACAATATGCCACGTGCCATACTCCCTCGGATCGGTGAACTTTCGCATCAATGCAGTAAAATGTTCCATGTGCAA AAATGGCATTGTTCCGGATGTGTTAATCACTACCATCGAAATCCCTGAAGGTGTACCAGTATCTGGGCGCGGAAGTCTTATACAAGCTCAAACGATTCGCTCTAAACGGGACCTGAAGGGTGAagcaaacggaaaggaaatatCGGACGCGCTCCCGTTTCTGGAGTACGAATTGCACAAGCTGCTCGTGAACAAGCTAAAAATTAAGGGAATGAACGCTATTTTTGGCCTCCGATCAAACATAACGATTGGAGAGAAAACGATCGCGCTAATCGCGACCGGTACGGGCGTTTTTCTGACAGCTCTGCCGAAACCTTTGCTTCCACAAATTGTTGATAGTAGTACGATTCCTGATGAACGTAAAATTCAGGTACTGCAAAAGCTGGTACAGGACATCGTGGAGCAGAACATACAGGCGTACCAGCTGCAGTGTGTTTATGATTCTGATTCTGAGCAGTTGCAGACCAACACGATGGTTCCGAGTGTGCGGGAAGAACGAGAAGGTAAGGAGCTGGATTTGGTGTGCATGCAGAAATCGGCCTGTATATTCGAAATTGATGATATGGCCGACTTGGATTTATTCTCGTTCGAAAAAGAATCGGAGATTGCACCAGA TGGTTTTTATGTGGCCAATTTACAGACGATGCCCGGCATTGCAACAGACGTGCTAGATAACGTACGACAGTTTCAGCTGTTCACTCAGGTTTGGCGAGCCAAGTTGCCGTACACGATGCAGCTTGTCACGACGAGAAATCTCAACCAGCGCTTCCAAGGATTACTGAAGCTGATCTATTACAAGCTTCGATCCATGCGACCCTGCGTTTTGTGCGATTTGCGTTACAAGCTAGACTTTCCCGAAGCGGACGAAATACAGATCGTCATGTCGGGCATGACGCTCGGGCTCGGCGACGGCACAAGCCGGCTGAAGCGAAAATGCAGCACACAAAACCATCACACCCCGGGACCTTCGCCATCCGTGCACGCCGGCACAGTTAGAGAGCACTCAGTACCAATAAGAAGTAGCAATG acgacgaaatgatgttttctttggATGAAGATTCGATGGACACATCGGGGCCACCGTCAGTACCGGGCACCACACCGGTACCATCAATtgtaaaaagtttaaaaactCGGGGCACAAAATCAGTAACATCTTCGTACCATAGCAAAATCAACCGATCTGCTAAAATG ATACCTTTAAAGGACGGTTACGGGGTGGACATTACAACGCTAAGCTACATTCCCGGTGGAAAGATCGAAAAGTATCTCGGGAATCTcaactttttcttcattcgtGAGTGTACCTCCATCCGCGAGACGGGTGGAATTTGCGGATTTGTCCATAGTTTCATCTCGGAAGTGCTGTCCATCGTACGATCGCACGTAACATCCCTTGGCGGTAATGCAATGATCGCATTCTATCTGAACGATCTAACGCTACTGGACAACGTGCACAAGAACCAG GGCCAATGTCTCATCAGCGTTGGTGGCGACGTGGTTTTCGTATCGTTCCACAAGGAtgagaaatga
- the LOC128710379 gene encoding innexin inx1: MFKLLGGLKQYFKWQDIQTDNIVFRLHNTFTTALLLACSLIITATQYVGNPISCIVGGVPPHVVNTFCWIASTFTMPDAFRRQVGREVAHPGISNDFDDEDAKKYYTYYQWVCFVLFFQAIACYTPKFIWDAVEGGLMRMIVMGLNRGACKEQEKCAKKQILLDYLLTHLKRHKIYAIRYWVCEALCFVNIIVQLWLMNRFFNGEFLSYGWDVLQYSDQPQEQRADPMVFVFPRVTKCNFYKYGASGSIQKHDAMCILPLNIVNEKTYIFIWFWFIILASFLAGLIIYRTVIICMPSVRSKLLNARNRMVPRAVAKTISAHLDVGDWWIVYMLARNLDPIIFKDVATELAKRIELNDADENDQNEKKRMH, from the exons ATGTTTAAGCTACTCGGAGGTTTGAAACAGTACTTCAAATGGCAAGACATCCAGACGGATAATATCGTGTTCCGGCTTCACAACACCTTCACCACCGCACTACTACTCGCGTGCAGTTTGATTATAACCGCCACACAGTATGTCGGCAACCCGATCAGCTGCATCGTTGGTGGCGTTCCACCGCATGTCGTCAATACGTTTTGCTGGATCGCTAGCACCTTCACAATGCCGGATGCGTTCCGCAGACAG GTTGGACGTGAAGTGGCACATCCCGGCATATCGAACGATTTTGATGACGAAGATGCGAAGAAATACTACACCTACTATCAGTGGGTCTGTTTCGTGTTGTTCTTCCAG GCTATCGCTTGTTACACTCCAAAGTTCATCTGGGACGCTGTGGAAGGAGGTTTAATGCGAATGATCGTGATGGGACTCAACCGGGGTGCATGCAAGGAGCAGGAGAAGTGTGCCAAGAAGCAGATACTGCTCGACTACCTGTTGACTCACCTAAAGCGACACAAGATCTACGCAATTCGCTACTGGGTCTGCGAAGCACTGTGTTTCGTCAACATAATTGTCCAGCTGTGGCTGATGAATCGATTCTTCAACGGTGAGTTCCTTTCGTACGGATGGGACGTTCTGCAATACTCGGACCAGCCACAGGAGCAACGGGCCGATCCGATGGTGTTTGTGTTCCCACGTGTCACCAAGTGTAACTTCTACAAGTATGGTGCGTCCGGATCGATTCAAAAGCACGACGCCATGTGCATCTTACCGCTGAACATCGTTAACGAAAAGACGTACATCTTTATCTGGTTTTGGTTTATCATCTTAGCCTCCTTTTTGGCGGGGTTGATTATATACAG AACTGTCATCATTTGTATGCCTTCGGTGCGATCGAAACTGCTGAACGCTCGAAACCGCATGGTGCCTCGTGCTGTCGCGAAAACCATTTCTGCGCACCTGGATGTTGGCGACTGGTGGATCGTGTATATGCTCGCGCGAAATCTCGATCCCATCATATTTAAAGACGTTGCAACGGAGCTCGCGAAACGTATCGAGTTGAACGATGCGGACGAAAATGATCAGAACGAAAAGAAGCGAATGCACTAG
- the LOC128709368 gene encoding dromyosuppressin has translation MASQQISSLKAVTCIVLLLAIVCGLVAGSAMPPLCENRLIDELPPKFRKVCAALENSNQFAEALNAYIRKEAAGNAFLYLDDDMLVPGQNGKRTDVDHVFLRFGRRR, from the exons ATGGCCAG CCAACAGATTTCCTCACTAAAAGCGGTCACGTGCATCGTGCTGTTGCTTGCGATAGTGTGCGGCCTGGTCGCAGGCTCCGCCATGCCGCCATTGTGCGAGAATAGACTGATCGATGAGCTTCCGCCCAAGTTCCGGAAAGTGTGTGCGGCGCTAGAGAACTCGAACCAATTCGCGGAAGCGCTGAACGCATACATACGGAAGGAGGCAGCTGGTAATG CCTTTCTTTATCTAGATGACGATATGCTGGTACCGGGACAGAATGGCAAACGGACGGATGTGGATCACGTGTTTCTGAGGTTCGGCAGAAGACGCTAA